From Aspergillus fumigatus Af293 chromosome 5, whole genome shotgun sequence, a single genomic window includes:
- the ppt1 gene encoding protein serine/threonine phosphatase PPT1: MAASDLEAATALKVQGNKAFAEHEWPTAVEFYTQAIDKYDREPSFFSNRAQAYIKLEAYGFAIADATKALELDPSYVKAYWRRALANTAILNYREALKDFKAVVKKEPNNRDAKLKLAECEKLVRRLEFEKAIEVGEPPSAFEDLDIDAIAVDSSYDGVRLEKEMTQEFIDDMIERFKNGKKIHRKYAFQIIKAVKDIVYAEPTMVEIGVEEGTKLTVCGDTHGQFFDLLNIFNINGYPSETHAYLFNGDFVDRGSWSTEIALLLYAYKWLRPNRIFLNRGNHETDDMNKVYGFEGECKAKYNERLFKVFSESFSALPLATLIGSKYLVLHGGLFSDDKVTLDDIRKLNRHNQRQPGQQGLMMEMLWTDPQTEPGRGPSKRGVGLQFGPDVTKRFCEKNGLEAIIRSHEVRMEGYEVEHDGRCITVFSAPKYCDTTENKGAFINIGPELKLDFKVFEAVPHPDIRPMAYAQNSILSMM, from the exons GCAACCGGGCGCAG GCATATATCAAACTTGAGGCGTATGGTTTTGCGATCGCGGATGCCACCAAGGCTCTGGAGCTGGACCCCTCGTATGTCAAG GCATACTGGAGAAGAGCTCTTGCGAACACCGCCATATTGAACTACCGCGAAGCCCTCAAAGACTTCAAGGCTGTCGTGAAAAAGGAGCCCAACAACCGCGATGCGAAACTAAAGCTGGCAGAGTGCGAGAAGCTTGTGCGGCGGTTAGAGTTTGAGAAGGCAATTGAGGTTGGGGAGCCGCCGTCTGCGTTTGAGGACTTGGACATTGATGCGATTGCCGTCGATTCCTCCTATGACGGTGTTCggttggagaaggagatgacTCAAGAATTCATCGATGATATGATTGAGAGGTTCAAgaacggcaagaagatccatCGCAAGTACGCGTTCCAAATCATCAAGGCTGTCAAGGATATCGTCTATGCGGAACCGACGATGGTCGAGATCGGTGTGGAGGAGGGTACTAAGTTGACGGTTTGTGGTGACACACACG GCCAATTCTTCGACCTTCTAAACATCTTCAACATAAATGGCTACCCCTCCGAGACGCACGCATACCTCTTCAACGGCGACTTCGTCGACCGTGGTTCGTGGTCCACCGAGATTGCCCTGCTCCTCTACGCATATAAGTGGCTCCGCCCCAACCGCATCTTCTTGAATAGGGGCAATCACGAGACCGATGACATGAACAAGGTCTATGGTTTCGAGGGTGAGTGCAAAGCCAAGTACAACGAACGCCTGTTCAAGGTCTTTTCCGAGTCCTTCTCCGCGCTGCCCCTGGCCACATTGATTGGCAGCAAGTATCTTGTCCTGCACGGTGGCCTCTTCTCTGACGACAAGGTCACCTTGGACGATATCCGGAAACTGAACCGCCACAACCAACGACAGCCCGGACAACAAGGcctgatgatggagatgctCTGGACGGACCCTCAGACCGAACCGGGCCGCGGGCCCAGTAAGAGAGGCGTTGGCCTGCAGTTCGGGCCCGATGTAACGAAGCGCTTCTGCGAGAAGAACGGGCTAGAAGCCATCATTCGGTCGCACGAGGTCCGCATGGAAGGTTACGAGGTCGAGCACGACGGACGGTGCATCACCGTCTTCTCTGCACCCAAATACTGCGACACTACCGAGAACAAGGGCGCATTCATCAACATTGGACCCGAACTCAAGCTTGACTTCAAGGTCTTTGAAGCAGTGCCTCATCCTGACATCAGGCCAATG GCTTATGCGCAGAACTCCatcttgtcgatgatgtGA
- a CDS encoding damage-control phosphatase ARMT1 family protein produces the protein MEYDPKIPQYLTSDPSSFGYVSARERWPVIITSAIDDLHRTVADVIDEEKRKEGKVIIEELAKLKYEIQHDRKLTPLPDDGEPGIAEYNQELEQRGTPSWQNASWLFSECYLYRRVSTLFALSKNWKGYDVFSRQKMSTFKSSRPAVLELAARYHELALQAQKGKGVDGKAVEEIEEAERLLFSEMCEICLWGNATDLSLLTSLTYEDIQKLQGSKARKAAEENILINDLDAAFDALAKAQKEKKDGERRVDIVLDNSGFELFVDLILAGYLLSAGLATTVVLHPKVIPWFVSDVTPRDFMDLLNALADAQGFYTAPDETGREYEPLSEKELAEVKFLFDQWSKFHSEGKLVIRPHAFWTAGGSYWRMPYVAPDLFEDLKQSELVLFKGDLNYRKLTNDAAWDPTTPFTTAIGPLGPSSGIRILSFRTCKADVVVGLKPGEDEKLRETQGGDNPKARKWAWSGKYAVISFCDGKA, from the exons ATGGAATACGACCCCAAGATCC CGCAATACCTCACCTCTGATCCTTCCAGCTTCGGCTACGTCTCCGCTCGCGAGCGGTGGCCGGTCATCATC ACCAGCGCAATCGACGATCTTCACCGCACCGTAGCCGACGTCATCGACGAGGAGAAACgcaaggagggcaaggtTATCATTGAGGAACTGGCGAAGCTGAAATATGAAATTCAGCACGACAGGAAGCTGAC ACCGCTTCCCGACGATGGCGAGCCAGGTATTGCCGAGTATAACCAGGAATTGGAGCAGAGGGGAACGCCCTCATGGCAGAATGCGTCGTGGTTGTTCTCAGAATGCTATCTTT ACCGGCGCGTCAGTACTCTCTTTGCACTGTCGAAGAACTGGAAGGGTTACGATGTTTTCTCCCGGCAGAAGATGTCTACATTCAAGTCATCGCGTCCGGCGGTGTTGGAGCTAGCGGCGCGGTACCACGAGCTCGCGCTTCAGGCACAGAAAGGCAAGGGGGTGGACGGCAAGGCcgtggaggagatcgaggaagCCGAGCGATTACTCTTCTCTGAAATGTGCGAGATCTGTCTGTGGGGTAACGCGACAGATCTTTCTCTTTTGACGTCTCTCACATACGAGGAtatccagaagctgcagggTTCCAAGGCGCGCAAAGCGGCCGAGGAGAACATCCTCATCAACGATCTGGACGCCGCCTTTGATGCACTCGCCAAGGcgcagaaggagaagaaggacggCGAGCGCCGCGTGGATATCGTGCTTGATAACTCTGGCTTTGAGCTGTTCGTGGATCTCATCCTGGCCGGCTACCTCCTCTCGGCGGGCCTAGCAACAACCGTGGTACTCCATCCCAAGGTGATCCCATGGTTCGTCTCAGACGTTACCCCTCGGGACTTTATGGATCTCCTCAACGCTCTGGCGGACGCACAGGGCTTCTATACGGCCCCGGACGAGACAGGACGCGAGTACGAGCCCCTCTCCGAGAAGGAACTGGCTGAGGTGAAATTCCTGTTTGATCAGTGGAGTAAATTCCACAGCGAGGGCAAACTGGTCATCCGTCCCCACGCTTTCTGGACCGCTGGTGGCTCTTACTGGCGGATGCCCTACGTTGCACCCGATCTGTTTGAGGATTTGAAGCAGAGCGAACTCGTCCTGTTCAAGGGTGATTTGAACTACCGGAAATTGACTAACGAC GCCGCCTGGGACCCAACAACCCCCTTTACAACAGCCATTGGCCCTCTGGGCCCCAGCTCCGGCATACGCATTCTCTCCTTCCGCACCTGCAAAGCAGATGTTGTTGTGGGTCTGAAGCCAGGTGAAGACGAGAAACTCCGTGAGACGCAAGGCGGGGACAACCCCAAGGCGCGGAAGTGGGCATGGAGCGGCAAGTATGCTGTCATCTCTTTCTGTGACGGTAAAGCGTAA
- a CDS encoding putative MFS sugar transporter encodes MHHPGDSLMGIIVSIYNLGCFTGCIFNFVVAEWLGRRRAMWVAMTWIIIGASLQTSAFSVAHLMVGRFVTGIGTGIETSTVPMYQAELCEASKRGKLVCSEPLLVGVGIVISYFFDYGMSFVGGQIAWRLPIACQLIFAFVVIILVFGLPESPRYCYKEQRNDEALQILSDVNGLPKDDPKIVAEQKEILEALELETKHGGYKWSYFIPTVLNSNVGLSKNLSLIIGGCVQIMFVIGSFFPTFFVDRVGRRVPMMWGSFGLGLCMMMVSILLSFKGKANEHATSSASVAFFFLYMLIFGASVNCIPWVYVPEILPLHARAKGTAVGISSNWIWNFFVVMITPIIINRLQWKAYLIFMCTNFAFVPLVYFCYPETANLTLEEIDYLFTNPQKTAVKISNELHKERKRHGHTSLAHINARGRDRSVIEDTQEKAPAISWRTS; translated from the exons ATGCATCATCCAGGAGATAGCCTTATGGGAATCATTGTCTCCATATATAACCTTGGCTGCTTCACAGGGTGTATCTTCAACTTTGTTGTCGCGGAATGGCTGGGACGGCGGCGGGCCATGTGGGTTGCAATGACATGGATAATT ATTGGTGCCTCGTTGCAAACATCAGCATTTTCTGTTGCCCACCTGATGGTAGGGAGGTTTGTCACGGGCATTGGCACGGGCATTGAGACCTCCACCGTTCCCATGTATCAAGCCGAGTTATGCGAGGCTTCGAAGCGCGGCAAACTGGTGTGCAGTGAGCCTTTGCTTGTCGGCGTGGGAATTGTCATCAGCTATTTCTTCGACTACGGAATGAGCTTTGTTGGTGGTCAGATTGCCTGGCGACTGCCCATTGCGTGTCAGTTGATCTTCGCTTTC GTTGTGATTATTCTGGTCTTTGGGCTGCCGGAGTCTCCCCGATACTGTTATAAGGAACAGCGCAACGACGAAGCGCTCCAGATTCTAAGCGATGTCAATGGTCTTCCAAAGGACGATCCCAAGATCGTGGCAGAACAGAAAGAGATTCTTGAGGCGCTCGAACTTGAGACAAAACATGGGGGGTATAAGTGGAG CTACTTCATACCCACAGTTCTCAACAGTAACGTCGGCCTCAGCAAGAACCTCTCGCTCATTATCGGAGGCTGCGTACAAATCATGTTCGTCATCGGCAGCTTCTTCCCTACCTTCTTCGTGGACCGTGTCGGCCGTCGGGTCCCCATGATGTGGGGCTCCTTTGGCTTAGGGCTCTGTATGATGATGGTATCCATTCTCCTGagcttcaagggaaaggcaAACGAGCATGCAACGTCCTCAGCCTCCGTTGCGTTCTTCTTTCTCTACATGCTCATCTTCGGCGCATCTGTCAACTGCATCCCTTGGGTCTACGTGCCGGAGATCCTGCCTCTTCACGCCAGAGCGAAAGGAACCGCCGTGGGGATTTCTTCGAACTGGATCTGG AATTTCTTCGTTGTCATGATCacacccatcatcatcaaccggCTGCAGTGGAAGGCTTACTTGATATTCATGTGCACGAACTTTGCCTTCGTGCCGTTGGTATATTTCTGCTATCCTGAAACAGCCAATTtgacgctggaggagatcgatTATCTCTTCACCAATCCACAGAAAACAGCCGTCAAAATTTCGAATGAACTTCacaaggagagaaagaggcatGGGCATACAAGCCTTGCTCACATCAATGCACGGGGACGCGATAGATCAGTGATTGAAGACACTCAGGAGAAGGCTCCTGCCATCTCCTGGCGAACATCTTGA